Proteins encoded in a region of the Vicia villosa cultivar HV-30 ecotype Madison, WI linkage group LG5, Vvil1.0, whole genome shotgun sequence genome:
- the LOC131601877 gene encoding helicase protein MOM1-like isoform X1 has product MVSSPSSSENHKKTKSSPSTTPSPLRRSERQRNLSSNSNRSPSTSTATVSKSESKDKDEKSSSNRKKLDARRYRNILAQKKNKDCHKETNDEHKLTPKDSNKGESEIDECHEGISLSCKEVFEDCIKPSEDGKAKDMSTKSMSKGLVKEPLENNVTIGSTVVASNSTSQRTSEIPERVNLDSDEEEIRGSDSNGSLIRKCVGNDKGGNLTPSQRKSTEVDIENLTPSKRKSTVVDMHSDVSHTLDADHERLRVNILETSGPSKRIRGINNVDQPTSKSNDEKSCTKNKEERPQGNNDESEKIRTQQRSLHLSVKPEIEKLCEILLLPDNVKCMVGKFLEYTMNNYMICTEPVSILQAFQLSLCLTAASLLSHKLDSEAALILAKRHLNFSCKKDAVDEISAMLWDLKDNFLLLTGDSNANCSPKVSESSKRVHSDTDTTSDVELTKKDISKISRNIKVNQNRKEQWRKLLHIQQENKHKLEKGIEKKMTDFKNMFHVEWQATLLYAKEKVKLREFKSKYKVREAILKREQEARLKALEAEQLEERQKFRESSNLSSSKELGTSHNAQKILLSNKVSETSCKLATASELSRKEAVGLPSKVRSTDYPENAAPLNSLSSDQISDEGLDGVASPRPRSSSGPSNGHPAAVSLLNSPSSIQKVSGRVSPAAISDGQTPVTGPELSGDAAVGLPSTVRSTGYPENAAALNSSPTDQISDVGLDGVASPTPCIFSSPPDGLPATSSLLNSPSSKQQVPDRVLSPITDGQIPVVVPENNHEEAECQLTDNVEVNESTTSNYQDGVDRTMAENTLSQETSVSRAVDPIEPQKQGPGQPLSAVELPSMVMEPPEQVQQLPSSGFLSSNQDISNLPSVAGGEDQPATNEIFFSSQIPEASAVVQNQAAEQPALNLEVDSHSRQVVPPVSDMVLDSLAPGGVTTQSLDTRNLSTHRIINNHPIQTPAQSASRSFPSLFYDPLSYELERIRKSTKQNLKNHEDMKLQLKCNFEKEIEELRRKYDIQMKEIEVEFQKTSKNYDTQYKTVYVHKILADAMKANSDPRFSGESGMLQGLTQLPRPQNPTHPFQVAGPSCCGPPVTTFQNSHASTGSHAMLPSPMHNTPGNFSGFSARPPHINTSSLNLQAGGGICAPPLHPPPYRSSTSVPASSLMGEFRAPPPPLHPYRPSISVPASSHSGAMPTPLLPIPPYRTSTSVPASSHSGAMRTPQPPLPPYRPSTSVPASSHSRAMRTSPPPLPPYRPSTSVPASGHSSAIRAPAPHLPPYRPSTSVPASSLSGEIRAPAPHIPPYRPSTSLPPSTSVPASSLGGVSQIGPHRGHGYESTGGFLTPNVSATDMCMNVNSQYSINLPNTLPHMSDSASLNHSQFSKSSSVPVNSTQEATPSDVVCLSDDD; this is encoded by the exons ATGGTGTCAAGTCCTTCTTCATCCGAGAATCACAAGAAAACGAAATCATCACCATCAACAACGCCGAGTCCTTTGAGGAGATCTGAGAGACAGCGAAACCTTTCATCTAATTCAAATCGTTCACCTTCTACTTCTACAGCCACCGTTTCGAAGTCTGAGTCTAAAGATAAAGACGAGAAAAGTTCTTCGAATAGGAAGAAACTGGATGCTCGGAGGTATCGAAATATTTTagcacaaaagaaaaataaag ATTGCCACAAGGAGACAAATGATGAGCATAAGTTGACTCCAAAAGATAGCAACAAGGGTGAGAGCGAGATTGATGAGTGCCATGAAGGGATTAGTTTGAGTTGTAAAGAAGTTTTTGAGGATTGTATTAAGCCATCTGAAGATGGCAAAGCAAAGGATATGAGCACAAAGTCTATGTCGAAAGGACTTGTGAAAGAACCATTAGAAAATAATGTGACAATAGGTTCAACGGTGGTAGCATCTAATTCCACTTCTCAAAGGACTAGTGAGATACCTGAAAGAGTTAATTTAGATAGCGATGAAGAGGAGATTAGGGGTTCAGATTCAAATGGAAGTTTGATTAGGAAATGCGTTGGAAATGATAAGGGTGGAAATTTGACACCTTCCCAAAGAAAAAGCACGGAGGTAGACATTGAGAATTTGACACCTTCTAAAAGAAAAAGCACGGTCGTAGACATGCACTCTGATGTTTCTCATACCTTGGATGCCGACCATGAAAGGCTTCGCGTCAATATTTTAGAGACCAGTGGGCCTTCCAAAAGGATAAG GGGGATCAATAATGTTGATCAACCTACTTCAAAATCTAATGATGAAAAGTCATGTACCAAAAACAAGGAAG AGAGACCTCAAGGGAACAATGATGAATCTGAGAAGATAAGGACACAGCAGAGGAGCTTACATCTTTCAGTGAAGCCAGAGATAGAAAAGCTTTGTGAAATTCTTCTTCTCCCA GATAATGTCAAGTGTATGgttggaaagtttcttgaatataCCATGAACAATTATATGATCTGTACAGAACCAGTATCAATATTACAGGCTTTTCAATTATCTCTG TGTTTGACTGCTGCTTCGTTGCTAAGCCACAAACTTGACTCTGAAGCTGCCCTCATTCTTGCAAAGCGGCACTTGAATTTTTCCTGTAAGAAAGATGCGGTTGATGAAATTAGTGCAATGCTGTGGGATCTGAAGGACAATTTTTTATTACTCACAGGAGACTCTAATGCCAATTGCTCTCCAAAGGTTTCGGAATCATCAAAAAGGGTTCATTCGGATACAGATACAACATCAGATGTTGAATTGACCAAAAAAGATATTTCCAAAATTTCTAGAAATATTAAAGTAAATCAGAATCGCAAAGAGCAATGGAGAAAGCTACTTCATATTCAACAGGAAAATAAACATAAGTTGGAAAAAGGTATTGAGAAAAAAATGActgattttaaaaatatgtttcatGTAGAGTGGCAAGCTACTTTACTTTATGCGAAGGAAAAAGTGAAGCTCAGAGAATTCAAAAGTAAATACAAAGTAAGGGAAGCAATATTGAAAAGGGAGCAAGAAGCACGTCTCAAGGCTCTTGAGGCCGAACAGTTAGAAGAAAGGCAGAAATTCCGTGAGTCGTCAAACCTAAGTTCTTCGAAGGAACTTGGGACATCCCATAATGCTCAAAAAATCCTTCTGTCTAATAAAGTGTCTGAAACTAGTTGCAAACTGGCGACTGCCAGTGAATTGAGTAGGAAGGAAGCTGTTGGATTGCCCAGCAAAGTCAGAAGTACTGATTATCCAGAGAATGCAGCTCCTCTGAATTCCTTATCCTCAGATCAAATATCTGATGAAGGTTTAGATGGGGTTGCATCACCTAGGCCTCGTAGCTCTTCTGGTCCAAGTAATGGCCATCCAGCTGCAGTTTCCCTTTTGAATTCACCATcttcaattcaaaaagtttccGGTAGAGTCTCGCCGGCGGCCATAAGTGATGGACAAACGCCAGTCACGGGACCAGAATTGAGTGGGGATGCAGCCGTAGGATTGCCTAGCACAGTTAGAAGTACTGGTTATCCAGAGAATGCAGCTGCTCTGAATTCTTCACCAACAGATCAAATATCTGATGTAGGTTTAGATGGTGTTGCATCACCAACACCCTGTATATTTTCTAGTCCACCTGATGGTCTTCCAGCTACATCTTCCCTTTTGAATTCACCTTCTTCAAAGCAACAAGTTCCTGATAGAGTCTTGTCACCCATAACTGATGGACAAATACCAGTCGTAGTGCCAGAAAATAATCATGAAGAGGCTGAATGTCAATTAACAGATAACGTCGAAGTGAATGAGAGTACTACATCAAACTACCAGGACGGAGTAGACAGAACTATGGCAGAAAACACTTTGTCCCAGGAGACTTCAGTATCTAGAGCGGTGGATCCCATTGAGCCTCAAAAACAAGGGCCCGGGCAGCCATTATCAGCTGTAGAGTTACCCTCTATGGTCATGGAGCCTCCAGAGCAGGTGCAGCAATTACCTTCTTCAGGGTTCCTTTCATCCAACCAGGATATCTCTAACTTGCCTTCGGTGGCTGGAGGTGAAGATCAGCCAGCAACCAATGAAATTTTTTTCTCCAGCCAGATTCCCGAGGCATCAGCAGTGGTTCAAAATCAAGCCGCCGAGCAACCTGCCTTGAATTTGGAAGTTGATTCACATTCGCGTCAAGTTGTGCCTCCAGTCTCGGACATGGTCCTTGATTCACTTGCGCCTGGTGGAGTCACAACCCAGTCATTAGACACAAGAAATTTGTCAACTCACAGAATTATCAATAATCATCCTATTCAAACTCCAGCTCAATCAGCTTCAAGGAGTTTTCCATCTTTGTTTTATGATCCACTTAGTTATGAATTGGAAAGAATACGTAAATCGACAAAGCAAAATCTGAAAAACCATGAAGATATG AAATTACAGCTGAAATGTAATTTTGAGAAGGAAATTGAGGAACTTCGCAGGAAGTATGATATTCAAATGAAGGAGATTGAAGTTGAATTTCAGAAAACAAGCAAGAACTATGATACACAATATAAAACAGTTTATGTACATAAAATATTGGCCGATGCTATGAAGGCTAATTCTGATCCTAGGTTTTCTGGTGAGTCGGGAATGCTGCAAG GTTTAACCCAACTTCCAAGACCGCAAAATCCTACTCATCCCTTTCAGGTTGCCGGACCATCTTGCTGTGGGCCTCCTGTAACCACTTTCCAGAATTCACACGCCTCAACTGGCTCTCATGCTATGTTGCCATCACCTATGCACAATACACCGGGAAATTTCAGCGGTTTTTCTGCAAGACCACCTCATATCAATACTTCTTCACTTAATCTTCAAGCTGGTGGGGGGATATGTGCTCCTCCACTGCATCCGCCGCCTTATAGATCCTCAACATCTGTACCAGCCTCAAGTCTCATGGGGGAGTTCCGAGCCCCTCCACCTCCTCTCCACCCTTATAGACCCTCAATATCTGTACCAGCCTCCAGTCACAGTGGGGCGATGCCCACCCCTCTGCTTCCTATCCCGCCTTATAGAACCTCCACATCTGTGCCAGCCTCCAGTCACAGTGGAGCGATGCGCACCCCTCAACCTCCTCTCCCGCCTTATAGACCCTCAACATCTGTTCCAGCCTCCAGTCACAGTAGGGCAATGCGCACCTCTCCACCTCCTCTCCCACCTTATAGACCCTCAACATCTGTACCAGCCTCTGGTCACAGTAGTGCGATACGTGCCCCTGCACCGCATCTTCCGCCTTATAGACCCTCAACATCTGTACCAGCCTCCAGTCTCAGCGGGGAGATACGTGCCCCTGCACCGCATATACCGCCTTATAGACCCTCAACATCTCTACCACCCTCGACATCTGTACCAGCCTCCAGTCTTGGAGGAGTCTCTCAGATTGGTCCTCATAGGGGGCATGGGTATGAGAGCACAGGTGGGTTCCTCACTCCTAATGTATCTGCTACGGATATGTGTATGAATGTTAATAGTCAATATAGCATTAATCTGCCAAATACTCTGCCACATATGTCAGATTCGGCATCTTTGAATCATTCCCAATTTAGCAAAAGTAGCAGCGTCCCGGTCAACTCAACCCAAGAAGCTACACCTTCTGATGTTGTCTGTTTATCAGATGATGACTAA
- the LOC131601877 gene encoding helicase protein MOM1-like isoform X2, protein MVSSPSSSENHKKTKSSPSTTPSPLRRSERQRNLSSNSNRSPSTSTATVSKSESKDKDEKSSSNRKKLDARRYRNILAQKKNKDCHKETNDEHKLTPKDSNKGESEIDECHEGISLSCKEVFEDCIKPSEDGKAKDMSTKSMSKGLVKEPLENNVTIGSTVVASNSTSQRTSEIPERVNLDSDEEEIRGSDSNGSLIRKCVGNDKGGNLTPSQRKSTEVDIENLTPSKRKSTVVDMHSDVSHTLDADHERLRVNILETSGPSKRIRGINNVDQPTSKSNDEKSCTKNKEERPQGNNDESEKIRTQQRSLHLSVKPEIEKLCEILLLPDNVKCMVGKFLEYTMNNYMICTEPVSILQAFQLSLCLTAASLLSHKLDSEAALILAKRHLNFSCKKDAVDEISAMLWDLKDNFLLLTGDSNANCSPKVSESSKRVHSDTDTTSDVELTKKDISKISRNIKVNQNRKEQWRKLLHIQQENKHKLEKGIEKKMTDFKNMFHVEWQATLLYAKEKVKLREFKSKYKVREAILKREQEARLKALEAEQLEERQKFRESSNLSSSKELGTSHNAQKILLSNKVSETSCKLATASELSRKEAVGLPSKVRSTDYPENAAPLNSLSSDQISDEGLDGVASPRPRSSSGPSNGHPAAVSLLNSPSSIQKVSGRVSPAAISDGQTPVTGPELSGDAAVGLPSTVRSTGYPENAAALNSSPTDQISDVGLDGVASPTPCIFSSPPDGLPATSSLLNSPSSKQQVPDRVLSPITDGQIPVVVPENNHEEAECQLTDNVEVNESTTSNYQDGVDRTMAENTLSQETSVSRAVDPIEPQKQGPGQPLSAVELPSMVMEPPEQVQQLPSSGFLSSNQDISNLPSVAGGEDQPATNEIFFSSQIPEASAVVQNQAAEQPALNLEVDSHSRQVVPPVSDMVLDSLAPGGVTTQSLDTRNLSTHRIINNHPIQTPAQSASRSFPSLFYDPLSYELERIRKSTKQNLKNHEDMKLQLKCNFEKEIEELRRKYDIQMKEIEVEFQKTSKNYDTQYKTVYVHKILADAMKANSDPRFSGLTQLPRPQNPTHPFQVAGPSCCGPPVTTFQNSHASTGSHAMLPSPMHNTPGNFSGFSARPPHINTSSLNLQAGGGICAPPLHPPPYRSSTSVPASSLMGEFRAPPPPLHPYRPSISVPASSHSGAMPTPLLPIPPYRTSTSVPASSHSGAMRTPQPPLPPYRPSTSVPASSHSRAMRTSPPPLPPYRPSTSVPASGHSSAIRAPAPHLPPYRPSTSVPASSLSGEIRAPAPHIPPYRPSTSLPPSTSVPASSLGGVSQIGPHRGHGYESTGGFLTPNVSATDMCMNVNSQYSINLPNTLPHMSDSASLNHSQFSKSSSVPVNSTQEATPSDVVCLSDDD, encoded by the exons ATGGTGTCAAGTCCTTCTTCATCCGAGAATCACAAGAAAACGAAATCATCACCATCAACAACGCCGAGTCCTTTGAGGAGATCTGAGAGACAGCGAAACCTTTCATCTAATTCAAATCGTTCACCTTCTACTTCTACAGCCACCGTTTCGAAGTCTGAGTCTAAAGATAAAGACGAGAAAAGTTCTTCGAATAGGAAGAAACTGGATGCTCGGAGGTATCGAAATATTTTagcacaaaagaaaaataaag ATTGCCACAAGGAGACAAATGATGAGCATAAGTTGACTCCAAAAGATAGCAACAAGGGTGAGAGCGAGATTGATGAGTGCCATGAAGGGATTAGTTTGAGTTGTAAAGAAGTTTTTGAGGATTGTATTAAGCCATCTGAAGATGGCAAAGCAAAGGATATGAGCACAAAGTCTATGTCGAAAGGACTTGTGAAAGAACCATTAGAAAATAATGTGACAATAGGTTCAACGGTGGTAGCATCTAATTCCACTTCTCAAAGGACTAGTGAGATACCTGAAAGAGTTAATTTAGATAGCGATGAAGAGGAGATTAGGGGTTCAGATTCAAATGGAAGTTTGATTAGGAAATGCGTTGGAAATGATAAGGGTGGAAATTTGACACCTTCCCAAAGAAAAAGCACGGAGGTAGACATTGAGAATTTGACACCTTCTAAAAGAAAAAGCACGGTCGTAGACATGCACTCTGATGTTTCTCATACCTTGGATGCCGACCATGAAAGGCTTCGCGTCAATATTTTAGAGACCAGTGGGCCTTCCAAAAGGATAAG GGGGATCAATAATGTTGATCAACCTACTTCAAAATCTAATGATGAAAAGTCATGTACCAAAAACAAGGAAG AGAGACCTCAAGGGAACAATGATGAATCTGAGAAGATAAGGACACAGCAGAGGAGCTTACATCTTTCAGTGAAGCCAGAGATAGAAAAGCTTTGTGAAATTCTTCTTCTCCCA GATAATGTCAAGTGTATGgttggaaagtttcttgaatataCCATGAACAATTATATGATCTGTACAGAACCAGTATCAATATTACAGGCTTTTCAATTATCTCTG TGTTTGACTGCTGCTTCGTTGCTAAGCCACAAACTTGACTCTGAAGCTGCCCTCATTCTTGCAAAGCGGCACTTGAATTTTTCCTGTAAGAAAGATGCGGTTGATGAAATTAGTGCAATGCTGTGGGATCTGAAGGACAATTTTTTATTACTCACAGGAGACTCTAATGCCAATTGCTCTCCAAAGGTTTCGGAATCATCAAAAAGGGTTCATTCGGATACAGATACAACATCAGATGTTGAATTGACCAAAAAAGATATTTCCAAAATTTCTAGAAATATTAAAGTAAATCAGAATCGCAAAGAGCAATGGAGAAAGCTACTTCATATTCAACAGGAAAATAAACATAAGTTGGAAAAAGGTATTGAGAAAAAAATGActgattttaaaaatatgtttcatGTAGAGTGGCAAGCTACTTTACTTTATGCGAAGGAAAAAGTGAAGCTCAGAGAATTCAAAAGTAAATACAAAGTAAGGGAAGCAATATTGAAAAGGGAGCAAGAAGCACGTCTCAAGGCTCTTGAGGCCGAACAGTTAGAAGAAAGGCAGAAATTCCGTGAGTCGTCAAACCTAAGTTCTTCGAAGGAACTTGGGACATCCCATAATGCTCAAAAAATCCTTCTGTCTAATAAAGTGTCTGAAACTAGTTGCAAACTGGCGACTGCCAGTGAATTGAGTAGGAAGGAAGCTGTTGGATTGCCCAGCAAAGTCAGAAGTACTGATTATCCAGAGAATGCAGCTCCTCTGAATTCCTTATCCTCAGATCAAATATCTGATGAAGGTTTAGATGGGGTTGCATCACCTAGGCCTCGTAGCTCTTCTGGTCCAAGTAATGGCCATCCAGCTGCAGTTTCCCTTTTGAATTCACCATcttcaattcaaaaagtttccGGTAGAGTCTCGCCGGCGGCCATAAGTGATGGACAAACGCCAGTCACGGGACCAGAATTGAGTGGGGATGCAGCCGTAGGATTGCCTAGCACAGTTAGAAGTACTGGTTATCCAGAGAATGCAGCTGCTCTGAATTCTTCACCAACAGATCAAATATCTGATGTAGGTTTAGATGGTGTTGCATCACCAACACCCTGTATATTTTCTAGTCCACCTGATGGTCTTCCAGCTACATCTTCCCTTTTGAATTCACCTTCTTCAAAGCAACAAGTTCCTGATAGAGTCTTGTCACCCATAACTGATGGACAAATACCAGTCGTAGTGCCAGAAAATAATCATGAAGAGGCTGAATGTCAATTAACAGATAACGTCGAAGTGAATGAGAGTACTACATCAAACTACCAGGACGGAGTAGACAGAACTATGGCAGAAAACACTTTGTCCCAGGAGACTTCAGTATCTAGAGCGGTGGATCCCATTGAGCCTCAAAAACAAGGGCCCGGGCAGCCATTATCAGCTGTAGAGTTACCCTCTATGGTCATGGAGCCTCCAGAGCAGGTGCAGCAATTACCTTCTTCAGGGTTCCTTTCATCCAACCAGGATATCTCTAACTTGCCTTCGGTGGCTGGAGGTGAAGATCAGCCAGCAACCAATGAAATTTTTTTCTCCAGCCAGATTCCCGAGGCATCAGCAGTGGTTCAAAATCAAGCCGCCGAGCAACCTGCCTTGAATTTGGAAGTTGATTCACATTCGCGTCAAGTTGTGCCTCCAGTCTCGGACATGGTCCTTGATTCACTTGCGCCTGGTGGAGTCACAACCCAGTCATTAGACACAAGAAATTTGTCAACTCACAGAATTATCAATAATCATCCTATTCAAACTCCAGCTCAATCAGCTTCAAGGAGTTTTCCATCTTTGTTTTATGATCCACTTAGTTATGAATTGGAAAGAATACGTAAATCGACAAAGCAAAATCTGAAAAACCATGAAGATATG AAATTACAGCTGAAATGTAATTTTGAGAAGGAAATTGAGGAACTTCGCAGGAAGTATGATATTCAAATGAAGGAGATTGAAGTTGAATTTCAGAAAACAAGCAAGAACTATGATACACAATATAAAACAGTTTATGTACATAAAATATTGGCCGATGCTATGAAGGCTAATTCTGATCCTAGGTTTTCTG GTTTAACCCAACTTCCAAGACCGCAAAATCCTACTCATCCCTTTCAGGTTGCCGGACCATCTTGCTGTGGGCCTCCTGTAACCACTTTCCAGAATTCACACGCCTCAACTGGCTCTCATGCTATGTTGCCATCACCTATGCACAATACACCGGGAAATTTCAGCGGTTTTTCTGCAAGACCACCTCATATCAATACTTCTTCACTTAATCTTCAAGCTGGTGGGGGGATATGTGCTCCTCCACTGCATCCGCCGCCTTATAGATCCTCAACATCTGTACCAGCCTCAAGTCTCATGGGGGAGTTCCGAGCCCCTCCACCTCCTCTCCACCCTTATAGACCCTCAATATCTGTACCAGCCTCCAGTCACAGTGGGGCGATGCCCACCCCTCTGCTTCCTATCCCGCCTTATAGAACCTCCACATCTGTGCCAGCCTCCAGTCACAGTGGAGCGATGCGCACCCCTCAACCTCCTCTCCCGCCTTATAGACCCTCAACATCTGTTCCAGCCTCCAGTCACAGTAGGGCAATGCGCACCTCTCCACCTCCTCTCCCACCTTATAGACCCTCAACATCTGTACCAGCCTCTGGTCACAGTAGTGCGATACGTGCCCCTGCACCGCATCTTCCGCCTTATAGACCCTCAACATCTGTACCAGCCTCCAGTCTCAGCGGGGAGATACGTGCCCCTGCACCGCATATACCGCCTTATAGACCCTCAACATCTCTACCACCCTCGACATCTGTACCAGCCTCCAGTCTTGGAGGAGTCTCTCAGATTGGTCCTCATAGGGGGCATGGGTATGAGAGCACAGGTGGGTTCCTCACTCCTAATGTATCTGCTACGGATATGTGTATGAATGTTAATAGTCAATATAGCATTAATCTGCCAAATACTCTGCCACATATGTCAGATTCGGCATCTTTGAATCATTCCCAATTTAGCAAAAGTAGCAGCGTCCCGGTCAACTCAACCCAAGAAGCTACACCTTCTGATGTTGTCTGTTTATCAGATGATGACTAA